The genomic interval TAAAGCAGGCACATCTCCTAAGACTTGTCCAAAATGTAATGGTTCAGGTCAAATAAGAGTTCAAAGACAAACTCCTTTAGGAAGCTTTGTATCTACAACAACTTGTGATCAATGTGGTGGAACAGGTAAAGTGATTGAAGATCCATGTCCAGATTGTAAGGGAAAAGGAACTGTTAGAAAGAATAGAAAGATAACAGTTAAGATACCAGCAGGTGTAGATACTGGAAACATAATACCTTTAAGAGGACAAGGTGAGCAAGGTGCTAACAATGGTCCTTCAGGAGATTTATATATAAGAGTAAATGTTGCTCCATCTAAGATATTTAGAAGAGAAGGTTCAGATATTTACTATGATTACAAGATAAGTATGGCTAAGGCTGCTTTAGGAGCAGAAATAACTGTTCCGACTGTAGACGGAAATGTTAAATATAAAGTTCCAGCAGGTACTCAACCAGGAACTAAGTTTAGATTAAAAGGAAAAGGTGTTCCTCACGTTAATGGTGGAGGAAGAGGAAATCAATACGTTCATATGGTAGTAGAAGTTCCAAAACATCTAAATAAAGAGCAAGAAGAAGCATTAAAAGCCTTTATGAAGGCATCTGGGGAATCGGTTGATGATATAGATGAAAAAGATGAAGGATTCTTCTCAAAATTTAAAAAGAAAAAATAGTAAATTTAAAATACTCTAGTTAGAAATGACTAGGGTATTTTTTGTTTATATAAATTTAAAAAAAGTAAATGATTTACAAGTAGATGTATTAGTGATATAATACACTTAAGGTTAGTGTATTAATGAAGTAATACATGAGTACAAAAATATATTAACATAAATCTAGGGGTGATTAAATGATAGAAGTGGTTGGTGTTAAAAAGAAGTTTAGAAGA from Clostridium perfringens carries:
- the dnaJ gene encoding molecular chaperone DnaJ; translated protein: MAKRDYYEVLGLQKGASDDEIKRAFRKMAMKYHPDRNPGDKEAEENFKEVNEAYDVLKDPDKKAKYDQFGHAAFDGSGGFGGGGFGGFDAGGFDFSEMGGFGDIFESFFGGGFGGGSSRRRNAPQRGADLEYRLNITFEEAVFGCEKEISITRTENCETCHGTGAKAGTSPKTCPKCNGSGQIRVQRQTPLGSFVSTTTCDQCGGTGKVIEDPCPDCKGKGTVRKNRKITVKIPAGVDTGNIIPLRGQGEQGANNGPSGDLYIRVNVAPSKIFRREGSDIYYDYKISMAKAALGAEITVPTVDGNVKYKVPAGTQPGTKFRLKGKGVPHVNGGGRGNQYVHMVVEVPKHLNKEQEEALKAFMKASGESVDDIDEKDEGFFSKFKKKK